The Miltoncostaea oceani genome includes a region encoding these proteins:
- a CDS encoding Eco57I restriction-modification methylase domain-containing protein — translation MRALSSPLRRQLESAVLAARRAAEAGSRAALDGLSVFERDRPAHLSEEQAALRIGLRQKWRQLGGGDEGRPLLVAECAYEQWHRLLFARFLAENGLLLHPEYKARLTLAECEELAPSLGEPDGWAVAARFAAEILPGIFRLDDPCVRLRLAPEGRFALEQILEGLPSEVFGADDSLGWVYQFWQKDKKDEINASERKIGGADLGPVTQLFTENYMVRFLLENSLGAWWAARHPDSPLIAGFEYLRFDDDGAPAAGSFDGWPKRVAEVTVMDPCCGSGHFLVEAFSMLWQMRVEEEGLDPVEAQDAVLRDNLFGLEIDPRCVEIAMFAVALKAWKDGGGWRQLPVPNIACSGIPVKAPVEEWKALAEGDQRLEDALVRLHGLFRDADTLGSLIDPQRTICTDAHQDSFYDVQWDVVPQLLATAASQEELDPGTAVIGGDATALARAAVYLARRYTLVATNVPYLQKARQATSLRRFIENNHWTAREDLATAFIDRSLSLLTKNGVHVVVCPRSWFLLGRYREFREELLRSHSLLNCTHLGARAFEGVGGEVVNVGLAVVQEAKTTLAGRVRGYDVSSLHSPAEKAVGLRIIEQLECSVGDILNNPDARMLLTFSGGGSLLSEHADALGGITTGDSPRFRAFFWEILVPNGSWVPQQGPPDRTGAYRGREHVLRWELGTGALSKAALAGATIAGRGAWNRSGVAVRYTGDLPVTLYEGQLFENVIAVIVPRDSAIVPAIWHFCSSREYSARVREIDHKIGVTANTLAKVPFDVDHWRKVAEEAGPLPEPFSDDPTQWLFQGRPEVSTSPLQVGVGRLVGYRWPEQPESDDLDPLADSDGIVCLPAVAGEAPAADRLQQLLGAAFGEDWSAAKARELLEQAGSKKKSLVDWLRDEFFKQHCALFGSRPFVWHIWDGRPDGFSALVNYHRLDRRMLERLTYTYLGQDWMERVRAEVREEVAGADERLAAAQGLQRRLELILEGEDPYDIYVRWKDLHEQPVGWEPDLNDGVRLNVRPFVTAGVLRAPFNVKWGKDRGKNPDGSERHNDLHLSLADKREARHRVGTL, via the coding sequence GTGAGGGCTCTCTCGTCACCGTTGCGTCGGCAGCTCGAGTCGGCGGTGTTGGCGGCGCGCCGCGCCGCTGAGGCCGGGTCGCGGGCTGCCCTTGATGGCCTGAGCGTCTTCGAGCGCGATCGCCCGGCTCACCTGAGCGAAGAGCAGGCTGCCCTTCGGATCGGCCTGCGCCAGAAGTGGCGTCAGTTGGGCGGCGGGGATGAGGGCCGGCCGTTGCTCGTCGCAGAATGCGCCTACGAGCAGTGGCATCGCCTCCTGTTCGCGCGCTTCCTGGCTGAGAATGGCCTGCTGCTGCACCCTGAGTACAAGGCTCGGCTGACCCTCGCCGAGTGCGAGGAGCTCGCACCTAGCCTCGGTGAGCCCGATGGCTGGGCGGTTGCGGCCCGCTTTGCCGCGGAGATTCTGCCGGGCATCTTTCGCCTCGATGACCCGTGTGTACGCCTTCGCTTGGCGCCTGAGGGCCGGTTTGCCCTCGAGCAGATCCTCGAGGGTCTGCCATCGGAGGTCTTTGGCGCTGATGACTCCCTCGGCTGGGTCTACCAGTTCTGGCAGAAGGACAAAAAGGACGAGATCAACGCTTCTGAGCGCAAGATCGGCGGCGCCGATCTGGGGCCGGTCACCCAGTTATTCACCGAGAACTACATGGTCCGGTTCCTGTTGGAGAACTCACTCGGGGCCTGGTGGGCGGCCCGCCACCCCGACAGTCCCTTAATCGCCGGCTTCGAGTATCTGCGTTTCGACGACGATGGCGCTCCGGCGGCCGGCTCGTTCGACGGCTGGCCCAAACGGGTCGCCGAGGTCACGGTGATGGACCCGTGCTGTGGCTCAGGGCACTTCCTGGTCGAGGCCTTTTCGATGCTCTGGCAGATGCGCGTCGAGGAGGAGGGCCTCGACCCGGTCGAGGCCCAGGACGCGGTCCTTCGCGACAACCTGTTCGGCCTCGAGATCGACCCGCGGTGTGTCGAGATCGCCATGTTCGCCGTCGCCCTCAAGGCCTGGAAGGACGGCGGCGGCTGGCGCCAGCTGCCGGTCCCGAACATCGCCTGCTCGGGGATCCCCGTCAAAGCGCCCGTGGAGGAGTGGAAAGCTCTGGCCGAAGGGGACCAGCGGCTGGAAGACGCTCTCGTACGCCTCCATGGACTTTTTCGCGATGCCGACACGCTCGGGAGCCTGATCGATCCACAGCGAACCATCTGCACGGACGCTCACCAAGACTCGTTCTATGACGTGCAATGGGATGTGGTGCCTCAGCTATTGGCGACCGCGGCAAGCCAGGAGGAGCTTGATCCTGGCACTGCAGTGATAGGTGGAGACGCGACCGCATTGGCCAGGGCTGCTGTGTACTTGGCGCGCCGCTATACGCTGGTCGCTACGAACGTGCCGTACCTGCAGAAGGCCCGCCAAGCAACGTCCCTTCGCCGCTTCATTGAGAACAACCACTGGACTGCGCGCGAAGACCTAGCGACAGCCTTTATTGACCGAAGCCTTAGTCTGTTGACCAAGAACGGCGTCCATGTCGTTGTCTGTCCCCGATCTTGGTTTCTGCTCGGACGCTACCGCGAATTCCGCGAAGAACTCCTACGCAGTCACTCACTTCTCAACTGCACTCACCTTGGCGCACGAGCTTTTGAGGGGGTAGGCGGTGAGGTGGTTAACGTTGGCCTCGCCGTCGTCCAAGAGGCCAAAACCACCCTTGCTGGTCGGGTTCGGGGTTACGACGTCAGTTCACTACATTCGCCAGCCGAAAAGGCCGTCGGGCTGAGGATCATCGAGCAGCTGGAGTGCTCCGTGGGCGACATACTTAACAACCCAGATGCGCGAATGCTGCTCACCTTTTCGGGAGGCGGATCGCTGCTGTCCGAGCACGCGGACGCCCTCGGCGGCATCACCACGGGCGACTCACCCCGGTTCCGCGCCTTCTTCTGGGAGATTCTTGTGCCAAATGGCTCCTGGGTACCTCAGCAGGGGCCGCCCGACCGCACGGGCGCGTACCGAGGACGCGAACATGTCCTGCGATGGGAGTTGGGCACTGGAGCCTTGTCGAAAGCAGCCCTGGCGGGGGCGACGATCGCCGGCCGGGGCGCCTGGAACCGGTCCGGCGTCGCCGTCCGATACACCGGCGACCTTCCGGTGACGCTATACGAGGGGCAACTCTTCGAAAACGTCATCGCGGTCATTGTCCCTCGGGACTCCGCGATCGTTCCGGCCATATGGCACTTCTGCTCATCTAGGGAGTACTCGGCTCGAGTGCGGGAGATTGACCATAAGATCGGCGTTACGGCGAATACTCTGGCGAAGGTGCCCTTCGACGTTGACCATTGGCGCAAGGTCGCTGAGGAGGCGGGTCCTCTACCTGAGCCTTTCTCCGACGACCCCACCCAGTGGCTCTTCCAGGGGCGCCCGGAGGTCTCGACTTCGCCGCTGCAGGTCGGGGTCGGCCGCTTGGTCGGGTATCGCTGGCCTGAGCAGCCGGAATCCGACGACCTCGATCCCCTCGCCGATAGCGACGGGATCGTCTGTCTGCCGGCGGTGGCCGGTGAGGCGCCGGCGGCGGACCGTCTCCAGCAGCTTTTGGGGGCGGCCTTCGGCGAGGATTGGTCGGCGGCGAAGGCGCGTGAGCTGTTGGAGCAGGCCGGCTCCAAGAAGAAGAGCCTTGTCGATTGGCTTCGCGATGAGTTCTTCAAGCAGCACTGCGCCTTGTTCGGCAGTCGTCCCTTTGTCTGGCACATCTGGGATGGCCGACCGGACGGCTTCTCGGCGCTGGTGAACTACCACCGTCTCGACCGGCGGATGCTCGAGCGCCTCACCTACACCTACTTGGGTCAGGATTGGATGGAGCGGGTGCGCGCCGAGGTGCGGGAGGAAGTTGCCGGCGCGGACGAGCGCCTGGCCGCCGCTCAGGGCCTGCAACGTCGCCTCGAGCTGATCCTCGAAGGCGAGGATCCCTACGACATCTACGTGCGCTGGAAGGACCTCCATGAGCAGCCGGTCGGGTGGGAGCCTGACCTCAACGACGGTGTGCGCCTCAACGTTCGGCCGTTCGTGACGGCCGGCGTGCTGCGCGCCCCCTTCAACGTCAAGTGGGGCAAGGACCGCGGCAAGAACCCCGATGGCTCGGAGCGCCACAACGACCTGCACTTGAGCTTGGCGGACAAGCGCGAGGCCCGACACCGGGTGGGGACGTTGTGA
- a CDS encoding Eco57I restriction-modification methylase domain-containing protein, protein MRALSSPLRRQLESAVLAARRAAEAGSRAALDGLSVFERDRPAHLSEEQAALRIGLRQKWRQLGGGDEGRPLLVAECAYEQWHRLLFARFLAENGLLLHPEYKARLTLAECEELAPSLGEPDGWAVAARFAAEILPGIFRLDDPCVRLRLAPEGRFALEQILEGLPSEVFGADDSLGWVYQFWQKDKKDEINASERKIGGADLGPVTQLFTENYMVRFLLENSLGAWWAARHPDSPLIAGFEYLRFDDDGAPAAGSFDGWPKRVAEVTVMDPCCGSGHFLVEAFSMLWQMRVEEEGLDPVEAQDAVLRDNLFGLEIDPRCVEIAMFAVALKAWKDGGGWRQLPVPNIACSGIPVKAPVEEWKALAEGDQRLEAALERLHHLFLNADTLGSLIDPRRVALPGNGQLELTGIEFEQVELMLRDATAGEPPESSARALGYQAADLVRCNALLTRSYTLAVTNVPYLKRGSQRLLLQEFVEVWHSYARADLATVFMDRMARRLADTVAAVTPQSWTYQAYYSDFRRHLLENFGLKAVVILGPGAFGSVSGEVVNVALTIYSAETPRRFAGIDVSRAPSPSEKASGIRSEPAYLYEQSAQQKHPNGIIVLDPSWDQMSMIADFAQAYIGLHMADNARFRRGFWEVSSSSLGDRWRYIQSTVETHSRYGGRSGVAYWADDGAYHLANPAARIQGRAAWGRQGVLISLMGELRASIYDGELFDNNTAALIPNDAADLGALWAYCSSGEFNAKVRLVDRSLKVTNSSLTKVPFDRERWRGVSEAPVRVSLSDDPTQWLFKGRPEGSASPLQVAVGRLVGYRWPEQPESDDLDRFADSDGIVCLPAVAGEAPAADRLQQLLAAAFGADWLAAKARALLEQAGSKRKNLADWLRDDFFKQHCALFGNRPFVWHIWDGRPDGFSALVNYHRLDRRMLERLAYTYLGQDWMERVHAEVREEVAGADERLAAAQGLQRRLELILEGEDPYDVYVRWKSLHEQPIGWEPDLNDGVRLNIRPFMRADVLRTRPNIHWRKDRGKNPDGSERHNDLHLSLAEKRDARQRAEEP, encoded by the coding sequence GTGAGGGCTCTCTCGTCACCGTTGCGTCGGCAGCTCGAGTCGGCGGTGTTGGCGGCGCGCCGCGCCGCTGAGGCCGGGTCGCGGGCTGCCCTTGATGGCCTGAGCGTCTTCGAGCGCGATCGCCCGGCTCACCTGAGCGAAGAGCAGGCTGCCCTTCGGATCGGCCTGCGCCAGAAGTGGCGTCAGTTGGGCGGCGGGGATGAGGGCCGGCCGTTGCTCGTCGCAGAATGCGCCTACGAGCAGTGGCATCGCCTCCTGTTCGCGCGCTTCCTGGCTGAGAATGGCCTGCTGCTGCACCCTGAGTACAAGGCTCGGCTGACCCTCGCCGAGTGCGAGGAGCTCGCACCTAGCCTCGGTGAGCCCGATGGCTGGGCGGTTGCGGCCCGCTTTGCCGCGGAGATTCTGCCGGGCATCTTTCGCCTCGATGACCCGTGTGTACGCCTTCGCTTGGCGCCTGAGGGCCGGTTTGCCCTCGAGCAGATCCTCGAGGGTCTGCCATCGGAGGTCTTTGGCGCTGATGACTCCCTCGGCTGGGTCTACCAGTTCTGGCAGAAGGACAAAAAGGACGAGATCAACGCTTCTGAGCGCAAGATCGGCGGCGCCGATCTGGGGCCGGTCACCCAGTTATTCACCGAGAACTACATGGTCCGGTTCCTGTTGGAGAACTCACTCGGGGCCTGGTGGGCGGCCCGCCACCCCGACAGTCCCTTAATCGCCGGCTTCGAGTATCTGCGTTTCGACGACGATGGCGCTCCGGCGGCCGGCTCGTTCGACGGCTGGCCCAAACGGGTCGCCGAGGTCACGGTGATGGACCCGTGCTGTGGCTCAGGGCACTTCCTGGTCGAGGCCTTTTCGATGCTCTGGCAGATGCGCGTCGAGGAGGAGGGCCTCGACCCGGTCGAGGCCCAGGACGCGGTCCTTCGCGACAACCTGTTCGGCCTCGAGATCGACCCGCGGTGTGTCGAGATCGCCATGTTCGCCGTCGCCCTCAAGGCCTGGAAGGACGGCGGCGGCTGGCGCCAGCTGCCGGTCCCGAACATCGCCTGCTCGGGGATCCCCGTCAAAGCGCCCGTGGAGGAGTGGAAAGCTCTGGCCGAAGGGGACCAGCGGCTGGAGGCGGCGCTTGAGCGTTTGCACCATCTGTTCCTCAATGCCGACACCCTCGGGAGCCTGATCGATCCACGAAGAGTCGCATTACCAGGCAATGGCCAACTCGAACTAACTGGAATCGAGTTCGAGCAGGTTGAACTGATGCTGAGAGACGCTACCGCTGGCGAGCCACCAGAGTCCTCGGCGCGGGCGCTCGGCTATCAAGCAGCAGACCTCGTGCGATGCAACGCCCTCCTGACGCGCTCTTATACCTTGGCTGTGACCAACGTGCCGTACCTAAAGAGGGGGTCGCAGAGGCTCCTCCTTCAGGAGTTTGTCGAGGTCTGGCACTCATATGCCAGAGCCGATCTCGCCACGGTCTTTATGGATCGGATGGCTCGACGACTTGCCGATACAGTCGCGGCCGTAACGCCTCAAAGTTGGACGTACCAGGCCTACTACTCCGACTTTCGACGCCACCTACTAGAGAACTTCGGCTTGAAGGCCGTCGTCATTCTTGGACCCGGAGCCTTCGGCTCCGTGTCTGGTGAGGTCGTCAACGTCGCTCTAACGATTTACTCCGCTGAGACGCCACGTCGGTTTGCAGGCATCGACGTTTCGCGTGCCCCTTCTCCCAGTGAGAAGGCCAGTGGAATCCGGTCAGAACCGGCGTACCTGTACGAGCAATCGGCACAACAGAAGCATCCCAACGGCATCATCGTACTCGACCCCTCCTGGGATCAAATGTCGATGATCGCGGACTTCGCCCAGGCGTATATAGGTCTTCATATGGCCGACAACGCCAGGTTCCGCAGGGGGTTCTGGGAAGTCTCAAGCTCCAGCCTCGGCGATCGTTGGCGGTATATCCAGTCGACAGTCGAGACGCACAGCCGGTACGGTGGGCGCTCCGGCGTGGCTTACTGGGCGGATGACGGCGCTTATCACCTCGCCAACCCGGCCGCTCGCATCCAGGGTCGCGCCGCCTGGGGTAGGCAGGGTGTTCTGATTTCGTTGATGGGCGAGCTGCGCGCCTCGATATACGACGGCGAGTTGTTCGACAATAACACGGCCGCACTGATCCCAAACGACGCGGCCGATTTGGGCGCGCTCTGGGCGTACTGCAGTTCGGGAGAATTTAACGCAAAGGTTCGGCTCGTCGACCGAAGTCTCAAGGTGACAAACTCATCGCTGACGAAAGTGCCTTTCGATCGCGAGAGGTGGCGGGGTGTGTCGGAGGCGCCGGTGCGGGTCTCCCTCTCCGACGACCCCACACAGTGGCTTTTCAAGGGCCGCCCCGAGGGATCGGCCTCGCCGCTGCAGGTGGCCGTCGGCCGCTTGGTCGGCTACCGCTGGCCTGAGCAGCCGGAATCGGACGACCTCGATCGCTTCGCCGACAGCGATGGGATCGTCTGTCTGCCGGCGGTGGCCGGTGAGGCGCCGGCGGCGGACCGCCTCCAACAGCTGCTGGCGGCGGCCTTCGGCGCGGACTGGTTGGCGGCGAAGGCGCGTGCGCTGTTGGAGCAAGCCGGCTCGAAGAGGAAGAACCTCGCAGATTGGCTGCGGGATGATTTCTTCAAGCAACACTGCGCGTTGTTCGGCAACCGTCCTTTCGTCTGGCACATCTGGGATGGCCGACCGGACGGCTTCTCGGCGCTCGTGAACTATCACCGTCTCGATCGGCGGATGCTGGAGCGTCTCGCCTACACCTACCTCGGCCAGGACTGGATGGAGCGGGTGCACGCTGAGGTGCGCGAGGAGGTCGCCGGCGCCGATGAGCGTCTGGCCGCCGCCCAGGGCCTGCAGCGTCGACTCGAGTTGATCCTCGAGGGCGAGGACCCCTATGACGTCTACGTGCGCTGGAAGTCCCTGCACGAGCAGCCGATCGGGTGGGAACCCGACCTCAACGACGGCGTCCGCCTCAACATCCGGCCGTTCATGAGGGCTGACGTCCTGCGCACCCGACCCAACATCCACTGGCGCAAGGACCGCGGCAAGAACCCCGACGGCTCAGAGCGCCACAACGACCTACACCTGAGCCTGGCGGAGAAGCGCGACGCGCGACAGCGGGCGGAGGAGCCGTGA